A window from Borrelia sp. P9F1 encodes these proteins:
- a CDS encoding response regulator encodes MVGMIFPLLSKWARDNNYNVEIEAISRLDKDEIEDDVIYLGLTYNSNLNGYLHFKNEIGKCVTALYYDKKGGKNRPSSFFSNNLRIGVVKNTIYEDILRFHGRIDNIFLFEDTEELLLALRDNKIDLVYGSCKSLTCVWYKSFYPYFIELFNSDYFHSVSVRLAVSKNAISGLKTLNVDLLSYMKSLSREEYKSFKELDILFTLDIGIYSDYPPLSFIDSKGKPLGILVDLWETLSRKYGFVVNFVGFPKESIKKGLDDKNVSVWGGILKESGDILGSKNYKETIPIYLLDFKLYFTNAKNSQRVINSQVVDLNFDNVSLDRNTDIVNNFSSVVSNSYGFVENSITTRYLLKKHGYNSILKSEDPNFSQRRSLVFATNNKRFKLFSYMLNAIIEDFFFDTLLQIDNNWLDQDEIKDYQSNGYGYVGKNDFNIEEKIWLLNNKKLSLAVKDWYPIDYFDSGSYRGVNEELIDKIQRLTNLKFDILRVDKGDGVENLISLGKVDILATNLEGENLDYMFNIKTSTGIPLYVFSNKIKLFPFNFYDRCAILKFLYTEELRFKAKTQLVQVESFKEALDLLYRGKVSGIISDEYTAAVNFGDLNVQDVKKLPTYIDLKFDLNVAVYNQDYILRGIIQKSLFRANVGNRLYFDDWVSNVYERSKKIGFKKFLLTSMIVVLLLLTIFFISLFRLGQEISFRKKMYFSAISEKKVAKNAINAKNIFVASMSHDIRTPVNGIVAATELLDRTDLVDAQREYVQMINYSSKSLLSLIDDILYISKIDMNGMYIENNEIDLEREIESVLKSFQSQSAKQNLDLVFYSKSNLENYLIGDISRLKQVLINLIGNAFKFTNDGIIVLNYENVYSTKDSKGDEIVAIEFKVSDTGRGIKQRSISEIFELFKQEDNSDSRIHGGIGLGLAISKKLVSLMGGPGIEVESQVGSGTTFSFVLPFVLGGKIEGRDKESNKFELVRDKKILSLLPNEKAVRVLSQISEIFDYKDNIHYSYSYDDAYEMFHKNPCYDFVFISVTNVGVPEGINFAKRIERLSSTTRIIFVVPYLTNNEMIDLEYKCIQKPCRRWDFYSGWIRNGFTSDEAILDDFNVIKIEDDVSILIAEDNEINQKVLKNVLVAIGVSENSIDIVDDGARAIEVLSNRRYDIAFIDIRMPICDGFSVAKAVREFERHNNLSPCILVAVTAHALREYKDRCFDHGMNDYIAKPIHIRAIQNVLTKYLQVEFKGDNNLEDIGQGKYPNFPHLDIRKALRDLDISYDVYKNLCKGLVDVIDNFIVELDSAFRVGDLEVVKIATHSVTGALGNMRSSLFEKFREIEISQKPVHELKMLYYEIRKDLLVLIENIKIHILSDVNSVGREKLNFKSNDEFLYLMRRLLRGIENRNPKEYKEVLEVLKRYNLDENKRALFDSLLKNLRLYKFEDSSKIVQRMAGFVDTEKT; translated from the coding sequence ATGGTTGGAATGATTTTCCCTCTACTTTCCAAGTGGGCACGAGATAACAATTACAATGTTGAGATAGAGGCTATTAGTCGTCTTGATAAAGATGAAATTGAAGACGATGTGATCTATTTGGGCCTGACTTACAATTCAAATTTAAATGGATATCTTCATTTTAAAAATGAGATTGGTAAGTGTGTTACTGCGTTATATTATGACAAAAAGGGGGGCAAAAACAGGCCCAGCTCCTTTTTTTCAAATAACTTACGAATAGGGGTTGTGAAGAACACAATATATGAAGATATTTTGAGATTTCATGGGCGGATTGATAATATTTTTTTGTTTGAAGACACTGAAGAGTTGCTTTTAGCGTTAAGAGATAATAAAATCGATTTAGTATATGGGAGCTGTAAATCACTGACTTGTGTGTGGTATAAGTCTTTTTACCCATATTTTATCGAACTTTTTAATTCCGACTATTTTCATAGTGTCAGTGTAAGGCTTGCTGTTAGTAAGAATGCCATCAGTGGTTTAAAGACTTTAAATGTTGATCTTTTAAGTTACATGAAATCGCTTTCTAGAGAAGAGTATAAATCTTTTAAGGAATTGGATATTTTGTTTACTCTTGATATTGGAATATATAGTGACTATCCTCCTTTAAGTTTTATTGATTCTAAAGGGAAACCTTTAGGTATTTTAGTTGATCTATGGGAGACTCTTTCTAGGAAGTACGGGTTTGTAGTAAATTTTGTGGGATTTCCAAAAGAAAGCATTAAAAAAGGCCTAGACGATAAGAATGTATCTGTTTGGGGGGGCATTCTTAAAGAAAGTGGAGATATTTTAGGTTCTAAAAATTATAAAGAGACTATTCCAATATACTTGCTTGATTTCAAGCTTTATTTTACGAATGCCAAAAATAGCCAAAGGGTCATAAATTCTCAGGTTGTTGATTTAAATTTTGACAATGTTAGTTTAGATAGAAACACAGACATAGTAAACAATTTTTCAAGTGTAGTAAGTAATTCATATGGATTTGTAGAAAATTCAATAACCACGAGGTATTTATTAAAAAAACACGGATATAACAGTATATTAAAATCAGAAGATCCAAATTTCAGTCAAAGGAGGTCTTTGGTATTTGCAACTAATAACAAAAGGTTTAAGTTGTTTTCATACATGCTGAATGCAATAATAGAAGACTTTTTTTTTGATACTTTATTACAAATAGATAATAATTGGCTTGATCAGGATGAAATTAAAGATTATCAGAGTAATGGATATGGTTATGTAGGTAAGAACGATTTCAATATTGAGGAGAAAATTTGGTTACTAAATAATAAAAAGTTAAGTCTTGCTGTAAAGGATTGGTATCCTATTGATTATTTTGATTCTGGTAGTTACAGAGGGGTAAATGAAGAGTTAATTGATAAGATACAAAGATTGACAAATTTAAAATTCGACATACTCCGAGTTGACAAGGGGGATGGGGTTGAAAATTTGATTAGTTTGGGGAAAGTAGATATATTAGCTACTAATTTAGAGGGGGAAAACCTGGATTATATGTTTAACATTAAGACAAGTACTGGGATTCCACTTTATGTTTTTTCAAATAAGATTAAACTATTCCCTTTCAATTTTTATGATCGATGTGCAATACTTAAATTTTTATATACAGAGGAATTGCGTTTTAAAGCAAAAACGCAGTTAGTACAAGTGGAGAGCTTTAAGGAGGCTCTAGATCTTCTTTATAGAGGTAAAGTTAGTGGGATTATTAGTGATGAGTATACTGCTGCTGTTAACTTTGGGGATTTAAACGTGCAGGATGTTAAAAAGCTACCTACTTATATAGACTTAAAGTTTGATTTAAATGTTGCGGTGTATAACCAGGATTATATTTTAAGGGGGATTATACAAAAAAGTTTATTCCGTGCAAATGTTGGTAACAGGTTATATTTTGATGATTGGGTTTCTAATGTTTATGAGAGATCTAAGAAAATTGGATTTAAAAAATTTTTGCTGACATCAATGATTGTTGTCTTACTTCTTTTGACTATTTTTTTCATTTCTTTGTTCAGGTTAGGTCAGGAGATAAGTTTTAGGAAAAAGATGTACTTTTCTGCAATTAGCGAAAAGAAAGTTGCTAAGAATGCCATTAATGCTAAAAATATCTTTGTTGCAAGCATGAGTCACGACATTCGTACTCCTGTTAACGGGATAGTAGCAGCTACTGAACTTTTGGATCGTACAGATCTTGTTGATGCTCAAAGGGAATATGTTCAAATGATAAATTATTCATCTAAATCACTGCTCTCTTTAATCGATGATATATTATACATTTCTAAAATAGACATGAATGGAATGTATATTGAAAATAATGAGATAGACCTGGAGCGTGAAATTGAAAGCGTTTTAAAGAGTTTTCAGTCTCAGAGTGCTAAGCAGAATCTTGATTTAGTTTTTTATTCGAAATCGAATTTAGAAAATTACTTAATAGGTGATATTTCTAGGTTGAAACAAGTGCTTATCAATTTAATAGGAAATGCTTTTAAATTTACCAATGATGGAATTATAGTTTTAAATTACGAGAATGTGTACAGCACAAAGGATAGTAAGGGAGATGAAATAGTTGCTATTGAATTTAAGGTAAGTGATACTGGAAGAGGAATTAAACAAAGAAGTATATCTGAGATATTTGAATTGTTTAAGCAAGAGGATAACTCTGATTCAAGGATACATGGGGGTATTGGTCTTGGACTTGCGATTTCAAAGAAGCTTGTCAGTTTAATGGGAGGTCCTGGTATTGAGGTTGAGAGTCAGGTGGGCTCGGGAACAACTTTTTCATTTGTGTTGCCTTTTGTTTTGGGAGGCAAGATTGAGGGTAGGGATAAAGAGTCAAATAAATTCGAGTTGGTAAGGGACAAAAAGATCTTAAGCCTACTTCCAAATGAAAAGGCTGTTAGGGTACTTAGTCAAATAAGTGAGATATTTGATTACAAAGATAACATACATTACTCTTATTCTTATGATGATGCTTATGAGATGTTTCATAAAAATCCTTGTTATGATTTTGTTTTTATAAGTGTAACCAATGTTGGTGTACCGGAAGGAATTAATTTTGCTAAAAGGATAGAACGCTTAAGCTCCACTACAAGAATAATTTTTGTGGTTCCTTATTTAACGAATAATGAGATGATTGATCTTGAATATAAATGTATTCAAAAGCCTTGCAGAAGGTGGGATTTTTATTCTGGTTGGATTAGAAACGGCTTTACTTCAGATGAGGCAATACTGGACGATTTTAATGTTATTAAAATAGAAGATGACGTTAGTATTTTAATAGCCGAGGATAATGAAATTAATCAGAAGGTTTTGAAAAATGTTTTAGTTGCCATAGGAGTTAGTGAAAATTCTATTGATATTGTGGACGATGGAGCTCGTGCTATTGAGGTTTTAAGCAATAGGAGATATGATATAGCTTTTATTGATATAAGAATGCCAATTTGTGATGGCTTTTCAGTTGCTAAGGCGGTACGTGAGTTTGAGAGGCATAACAACTTAAGTCCATGTATTTTAGTAGCTGTCACAGCGCATGCGTTAAGAGAATATAAAGATAGATGTTTTGATCATGGGATGAATGATTATATTGCAAAGCCAATACATATCAGGGCAATTCAGAATGTGTTGACGAAGTATCTACAGGTTGAGTTTAAAGGTGATAATAATCTAGAAGACATCGGCCAGGGTAAATATCCGAATTTCCCTCATTTGGATATTAGAAAGGCTTTAAGAGACCTTGATATTTCGTATGATGTGTATAAAAACTTGTGCAAGGGACTTGTTGATGTCATTGATAATTTCATTGTTGAATTGGACAGTGCCTTTCGCGTAGGAGATTTAGAAGTGGTAAAAATTGCGACGCATTCGGTTACCGGAGCTCTTGGTAATATGCGTAGTAGCTTATTTGAAAAATTTAGAGAGATTGAGATAAGTCAAAAGCCTGTTCATGAATTGAAAATGCTTTACTATGAGATACGTAAAGATTTGCTTGTGCTTATTGAAAATATAAAAATACATATTTTAAGTGATGTTAATAGTGTGGGTCGGGAAAAATTAAACTTTAAGAGTAATGATGAGTTTTTGTATCTTATGCGAAGGCTTTTACGTGGAATAGAGAACAGGAACCCTAAAGAATATAAGGAAGTACTTGAGGTGCTTAAGAGATATAATTTGGATGAGAATAAAAGAGCGTTATTTGATTCTCTTCTAAAAAATTTGAGGTTATATAAGTTTGAAGATAGTTCTAAAATTGTTCAACGTATGGCGGGTTTTGTTGATACAGAGAAGACATAA